A region from the Halosolutus gelatinilyticus genome encodes:
- a CDS encoding sodium:solute symporter family protein produces the protein MAVQSDATLLYIVAGYLVVMLGVGVWAYGKTKTAEDFMVAGRSLGAAIIAGTLLATWMGSGTVTGGANSIAYDNGLWPAILFGTASLVGITALKVLAPRIREFNKLTIPEMIEEELGREGRIISLLVIAFAYVGIVSYQFIGLGFVLNVTTGISVTQGTIIGTGIIIALAAMGGLMSVAYTDAISAFLMLLGLVIAVPFVVLEAGGWSGITANVPATHLDALGNLSLFEFFGLWAPPLLLILADQNMYQRIIAGETDEGTNAGLIAWFVGAVATMTLVPVIAFASRAMFPELDPGMALIATTTVLPTWVGGILLAAAAAFIITTGSSYLLSACTNLSQDLYKGFVNPDAPDERVFWLTRIFVVVLGIFAFVLGQYFPTILEVQMYSYTAYGAAITPPLLAIFLMRNRLTKIGGLTGMVAGAVLAISWDTVLGSPYGLDAVIVAAPVACALIVLVSYLTSTSASPSPARA, from the coding sequence ATGGCAGTTCAGAGCGACGCGACACTGCTGTACATCGTCGCCGGGTATCTCGTTGTAATGCTCGGCGTCGGCGTCTGGGCGTACGGAAAGACGAAGACCGCGGAAGACTTCATGGTCGCCGGCCGAAGCCTCGGCGCGGCTATCATCGCCGGAACGCTGCTGGCGACGTGGATGGGGTCCGGAACGGTGACCGGCGGCGCGAACTCGATCGCGTACGACAACGGGCTGTGGCCCGCGATCCTCTTCGGGACGGCGTCTCTCGTCGGTATCACCGCCCTCAAGGTGCTCGCCCCGCGTATCAGGGAGTTCAACAAGCTGACGATCCCCGAAATGATCGAGGAGGAGCTGGGTCGGGAGGGGCGAATTATCAGTTTGCTCGTGATCGCGTTCGCGTACGTGGGAATCGTCTCCTACCAGTTCATCGGGCTCGGCTTCGTGCTGAACGTCACGACCGGAATCTCGGTCACGCAGGGGACGATAATCGGGACGGGAATCATTATCGCACTCGCGGCGATGGGCGGACTCATGTCGGTCGCCTACACGGACGCGATCAGTGCCTTCCTGATGCTCCTGGGTCTCGTGATCGCAGTTCCGTTCGTGGTCCTCGAGGCCGGGGGCTGGTCGGGGATCACCGCGAACGTCCCCGCGACCCACCTCGACGCGCTCGGTAACCTCTCTCTCTTCGAGTTCTTCGGGCTCTGGGCACCCCCGTTGTTGTTGATCCTCGCCGACCAAAACATGTACCAGCGTATCATCGCCGGCGAAACGGATGAGGGGACGAACGCCGGACTCATCGCCTGGTTCGTCGGCGCCGTCGCGACGATGACGCTCGTCCCGGTGATCGCGTTCGCCTCGCGGGCGATGTTCCCCGAACTCGACCCGGGGATGGCGCTGATCGCGACGACCACCGTGCTCCCGACGTGGGTCGGGGGCATCCTGCTGGCCGCCGCCGCGGCGTTCATCATCACGACCGGGAGCTCGTACCTGTTGTCGGCCTGTACGAACCTCTCGCAGGACCTCTACAAGGGGTTCGTCAATCCAGACGCGCCCGACGAGCGAGTGTTCTGGTTGACGCGGATCTTCGTCGTCGTTCTCGGCATCTTCGCGTTCGTTCTCGGACAGTACTTCCCGACCATCCTCGAGGTTCAGATGTACTCGTACACGGCATACGGCGCCGCGATCACGCCGCCGCTGCTGGCGATCTTTCTGATGCGAAATCGACTGACCAAGATCGGCGGCCTTACCGGGATGGTCGCCGGCGCCGTGCTCGCGATCAGCTGGGACACGGTTCTCGGGAGCCCGTACGGACTGGACGCGGTGATCGTCGCGGCGCCGGTCGCGTGCGCGCTCATCGTTCTCGTCAGCTACCTCACGAGCACGTCGGCGTCACCGTCGCCGGCCCGAGCCTGA
- a CDS encoding antibiotic biosynthesis monooxygenase family protein yields MIGRIWHGTTPAEKADSYLEFLNDRAVPDYESIDGNLGVYLFRRLDGDEAHFLTLTFWESEAAIRAFAGDPIDAAKYYPEDDEYLVAFEPTVTHYEVYPSRE; encoded by the coding sequence ATGATCGGACGAATCTGGCACGGAACGACGCCTGCGGAAAAAGCGGATTCGTACCTGGAATTCTTGAACGATCGGGCAGTTCCGGATTACGAGTCGATCGACGGGAACCTCGGAGTCTACCTGTTTCGCCGCCTCGACGGCGACGAAGCGCACTTCCTCACGCTCACGTTCTGGGAATCGGAGGCGGCGATTCGAGCATTCGCCGGGGACCCCATCGACGCGGCGAAGTACTATCCGGAAGACGACGAGTACCTGGTCGCCTTCGAACCGACGGTCACGCACTACGAGGTGTATCCGTCGAGGGAGTAG
- a CDS encoding YdeI/OmpD-associated family protein translates to MEPIFFTSRTEFRTWLEENHDAAEELWVGYYKTDADETGIDYGESVEEAICFGWIDGLINAIDDETYKRRFTPRKPDSKWSKANTERVEAMIDAGKMTPAGMASVDAAKASGAWKDAYRVGEDHEIPPALQRALKRNETAWENFRAFSNTDQHAYITLVDDAKTTETREKRIDRIVDLAAQNLRPYDENNKRRL, encoded by the coding sequence ATGGAACCGATATTCTTCACCTCGCGAACCGAGTTTCGCACCTGGCTCGAGGAGAATCACGACGCGGCCGAGGAGCTGTGGGTCGGCTACTACAAGACGGACGCCGACGAGACCGGCATCGACTACGGAGAGTCGGTCGAGGAGGCGATCTGCTTCGGCTGGATCGACGGCCTCATTAACGCGATCGACGACGAGACGTACAAGCGACGGTTCACCCCGAGAAAACCGGACAGCAAGTGGTCGAAGGCGAACACGGAGCGCGTCGAAGCGATGATCGATGCGGGGAAGATGACGCCAGCCGGGATGGCGTCGGTGGACGCGGCGAAGGCGTCGGGGGCGTGGAAGGACGCGTACCGGGTGGGTGAGGATCACGAGATCCCTCCGGCGCTCCAGCGCGCCCTGAAGCGGAACGAAACGGCGTGGGAGAACTTCCGGGCGTTCTCGAACACGGACCAGCACGCGTACATTACGCTGGTCGACGACGCGAAGACGACCGAAACCAGGGAGAAGCGGATCGATCGGATCGTGGATCTGGCGGCGCAGAACCTCCGGCCGTACGACGAGAACAACAAGCGACGGCTGTGA
- a CDS encoding SDR family NAD(P)-dependent oxidoreductase translates to MSGRFGVEGTTAIVTGASSGIGEVIATRFAADGANVVICSREQRNVDAVAERIEDSGGSALAVECDVTDREAVDDLVAAAVEAFGSIDALINNAGARFPTAFDEISEAEWKTVVDVNLHGTYRCTQAAGEHLKDGGGGTVINLGLSSAAGRRGTPSLSHYGAAKAAVIDLTTTLAYEWASDGVRVNCIAPGFVATPAIEAYLGVSAADLDRDAVDRSIALPEEIADVARFLASPASSHVVGETITVDGVPRIEETPEL, encoded by the coding sequence ATGAGCGGACGATTCGGCGTCGAGGGAACCACCGCGATCGTCACGGGGGCGTCGAGCGGAATCGGCGAGGTGATCGCGACCCGGTTCGCCGCCGACGGAGCGAACGTCGTCATTTGTTCGCGCGAACAGCGGAACGTCGACGCCGTCGCCGAGCGGATCGAGGACTCGGGCGGCAGCGCGCTCGCCGTCGAGTGCGACGTGACGGACCGCGAGGCCGTCGACGATCTCGTCGCGGCGGCGGTCGAAGCGTTCGGCTCGATCGACGCGCTGATAAACAACGCTGGCGCGAGGTTCCCGACCGCCTTCGACGAGATCTCGGAGGCGGAGTGGAAGACGGTCGTCGACGTCAACCTTCACGGCACGTATCGCTGTACGCAGGCCGCCGGCGAGCACCTCAAGGACGGCGGCGGCGGAACGGTGATCAACCTCGGGCTCTCGAGCGCCGCGGGCCGGCGGGGAACGCCGTCGCTGAGCCACTACGGCGCCGCGAAGGCCGCCGTGATCGACCTCACGACGACGCTCGCCTACGAGTGGGCGAGCGACGGCGTTCGGGTCAACTGCATCGCGCCGGGGTTCGTCGCCACCCCGGCGATCGAAGCCTACCTGGGCGTCTCCGCGGCGGACCTCGATCGGGACGCGGTCGATCGCTCGATCGCCCTCCCGGAGGAGATCGCCGACGTTGCGCGCTTCCTCGCGAGTCCCGCCTCGTCGCACGTCGTCGGCGAGACGATCACCGTCGACGGCGTGCCCCGGATCGAGGAGACGCCGGAACTCTAG
- a CDS encoding helix-turn-helix domain-containing protein — protein MPRARLKLDATAADDWLADLSTTLPETTITVLATIPTERSLLGIVEVRTADGETFVRAVEDAPQVRSCDVFHADDQVIVLQFRSEMTESYDVLLASGTVPQYPVTLRDGWFSARLEASQERLAAYFETLSELGIPYEIVSLTHSHDSSGLLTDRQRQVVTEAVARGYYATPQRCTLAELAEAFDVGKSAVSKLLRRAEGRIVTEFVSEAAP, from the coding sequence ATGCCTCGCGCGCGCCTGAAGCTCGACGCTACGGCGGCGGACGACTGGTTGGCCGATCTCTCGACGACGCTTCCGGAGACCACGATCACTGTCCTGGCGACTATTCCGACGGAGAGGAGTCTGCTCGGGATCGTCGAAGTCCGGACGGCGGACGGCGAGACGTTCGTTCGCGCCGTCGAAGATGCACCGCAGGTGCGCTCCTGCGACGTGTTCCACGCCGACGATCAGGTGATCGTGCTCCAGTTCAGAAGCGAGATGACGGAGTCGTACGACGTCCTTCTCGCGTCGGGAACCGTCCCGCAGTACCCCGTCACCCTTCGAGACGGGTGGTTCTCCGCGCGATTGGAGGCCTCGCAGGAACGGCTGGCGGCGTACTTCGAGACGCTGTCGGAGCTCGGTATCCCGTACGAGATCGTGTCGTTGACGCACTCGCACGACTCGAGCGGACTGCTCACCGATCGCCAGCGGCAGGTCGTTACCGAAGCGGTTGCACGTGGGTACTACGCCACCCCACAGCGGTGTACGCTCGCCGAACTGGCCGAGGCGTTCGACGTCGGCAAATCGGCGGTGAGCAAACTCCTCCGGCGGGCCGAGGGACGCATCGTCACCGAATTCGTCTCCGAAGCGGCTCCGTAG
- a CDS encoding ABC transporter permease, translated as MSALTIAKKEFKDGIRSRSLLVLVPLFGLLMAGAAYFFTEIAPLGGSDDPRTKTVILSLFVPTYIALPIIGTMLGYKSISGERELGSLKFLLGLPHTRRDVVLGKLAGLSGIMIVAVISGFAVGGVALFTLHGTFRLGDYVALMSVAIVLGVVFVSIAIAFSSAVRSSTVATAGAITLVLIFLFLWDGFLTVVAHFAGELSFVESSTVQSAEWYLFLQYLNPAIAYQGAVAALLDMRGGPTSVLANPPFYLEEWFGFVILAFWLAVPIGLSYLRFRRTDL; from the coding sequence ATGAGCGCTCTCACCATCGCGAAGAAGGAATTCAAGGACGGCATTCGGTCGCGGTCCCTGCTCGTGCTCGTTCCCCTTTTCGGGCTACTGATGGCCGGCGCGGCGTACTTCTTTACCGAGATCGCACCGCTCGGGGGCAGTGACGATCCGCGGACAAAAACGGTCATTCTCTCACTGTTCGTTCCGACGTACATCGCATTACCTATCATCGGGACGATGCTCGGATACAAATCGATTAGCGGCGAGCGCGAATTGGGGAGCCTCAAGTTCCTCCTCGGACTCCCACACACCCGGCGAGACGTCGTCTTGGGCAAGCTGGCCGGATTATCGGGAATTATGATAGTGGCAGTTATTTCTGGGTTCGCCGTCGGCGGAGTCGCGCTCTTTACGCTCCACGGCACCTTCCGCCTCGGCGACTACGTCGCCCTCATGAGCGTGGCGATCGTGCTTGGCGTGGTGTTCGTCTCGATCGCCATCGCATTCTCGTCGGCGGTCCGTTCGTCGACGGTCGCCACAGCAGGGGCGATAACCCTAGTCCTGATTTTCTTGTTCCTCTGGGATGGGTTCCTTACGGTGGTTGCGCACTTCGCCGGTGAACTATCGTTCGTCGAGTCATCGACGGTACAATCGGCCGAATGGTACCTGTTCCTCCAGTACCTCAATCCCGCGATTGCGTACCAGGGCGCTGTAGCGGCATTACTGGACATGAGAGGCGGTCCGACTTCGGTTCTCGCGAATCCGCCGTTCTACCTCGAAGAGTGGTTCGGATTCGTAATCCTCGCGTTCTGGCTCGCCGTCCCGATCGGCCTGTCGTACCTGCGATTTCGGCGTACTGATCTCTGA
- a CDS encoding ABC transporter ATP-binding protein, whose protein sequence is MIEIRGLTKRYGDFVAVDDLDLCVERGEIYGFLGQNGAGKSTTINVLLDFIRPTSGEVRVIGYDPLQESLAVRQRTGVLPEGFDLYNRLSGREHLAFVIESKAADETPEEIAARVGIADALDRPVGGYSKGMKQRLGLGAALIGAPDLLILDEPSSGLDPGGAREMREIVREEADRGATVFFSSHVLEQVEAVCDRVGILRDGRLVAEDTVEGLRETTGTEVTFEIEVDRVPTGVASAIGALPGISEVTTTRSSVTVRCRDDSKMTVLNELEAAGATIRDFDLDEASLEELFMAYAYTNGDDEGTANSAKDEPIGIEAGNREDYR, encoded by the coding sequence GTGATCGAGATACGCGGTCTAACGAAGCGGTATGGTGATTTCGTTGCCGTAGACGACCTCGACCTATGCGTCGAGCGTGGAGAAATCTACGGCTTCCTCGGTCAGAACGGAGCTGGGAAATCGACGACGATTAACGTCCTTCTCGACTTCATCCGGCCGACCAGCGGTGAGGTTCGCGTCATCGGTTACGATCCCCTGCAGGAGAGCCTCGCTGTTCGGCAGCGAACGGGTGTTCTGCCGGAGGGGTTCGACCTGTACAACCGATTAAGCGGACGCGAGCACCTCGCGTTCGTGATCGAATCGAAGGCCGCGGATGAGACGCCCGAGGAAATCGCGGCCCGCGTCGGAATCGCTGACGCGCTCGACCGACCGGTCGGCGGGTATTCGAAGGGAATGAAACAGCGGCTCGGACTCGGTGCGGCGCTGATCGGGGCTCCCGACCTGCTCATCCTGGATGAGCCATCGTCCGGGCTCGATCCCGGAGGCGCCCGCGAGATGCGCGAAATCGTCCGTGAGGAAGCCGACAGAGGCGCGACCGTCTTCTTCTCAAGTCACGTCCTCGAACAGGTCGAGGCGGTCTGCGACCGCGTAGGAATCCTTCGCGACGGCAGACTCGTCGCCGAAGATACCGTCGAGGGGTTGCGTGAGACGACTGGAACCGAAGTGACGTTCGAGATCGAAGTCGATCGCGTTCCGACGGGGGTGGCATCGGCGATCGGAGCGCTCCCGGGGATCTCCGAAGTGACTACGACTCGGTCGTCCGTCACCGTGCGTTGTCGCGATGACTCGAAGATGACCGTATTGAACGAACTGGAAGCTGCCGGCGCGACGATCCGTGATTTCGATCTCGACGAGGCGTCTCTCGAGGAGTTGTTCATGGCATACGCCTATACGAACGGTGACGATGAGGGTACGGCGAACTCCGCGAAGGATGAGCCGATCGGAATCGAGGCCGGAAATCGCGAGGACTACCGATGA
- a CDS encoding helix-turn-helix domain-containing protein gives MRYATLVITIANERASTERIRQIRKGDEILAIYEEVYDVSLLENGTAVSLCRFEGDAERIAGLATEAPGMLTCSVTRGREDLVYMHYEPVADQRRLLELLVTQEVTVEWPMTFSDRGLRVTLIGEDAVLSNVVAAIPDELNVTVERTGTYQPGSRSLLAQLTERQREIAKTALSEGYYEIPRRASQRDIAAKLDVTHGTIAEHLRKTEAKVMRSLFE, from the coding sequence ATGAGATACGCAACGCTGGTAATCACAATCGCGAACGAGCGAGCGTCGACCGAACGGATTCGACAGATACGGAAGGGCGACGAAATACTGGCGATCTACGAGGAAGTGTACGACGTCAGTCTGCTCGAGAATGGAACGGCGGTCAGCCTCTGCCGGTTCGAGGGTGATGCCGAACGGATCGCGGGGCTCGCCACCGAAGCCCCGGGCATGTTAACCTGCTCCGTTACCCGGGGTCGAGAGGATCTCGTGTACATGCATTACGAACCGGTCGCCGACCAACGACGGCTCCTCGAACTCCTCGTTACGCAAGAGGTTACCGTTGAATGGCCGATGACCTTCTCCGATCGAGGCTTGCGAGTCACCCTAATCGGCGAGGACGCGGTGCTCAGTAACGTCGTCGCCGCTATTCCCGACGAGTTGAACGTGACGGTCGAACGGACGGGGACTTACCAACCGGGTAGCCGCTCATTGCTTGCGCAACTAACGGAGCGCCAGCGAGAAATCGCGAAGACTGCGCTTTCGGAGGGGTATTACGAGATTCCCCGGCGCGCGAGTCAGCGCGACATCGCGGCGAAACTCGACGTCACTCACGGGACGATCGCCGAGCATCTCCGAAAAACAGAAGCGAAAGTAATGCGGTCTCTCTTCGAGTGA
- a CDS encoding luciferase family protein — MNRIESAVSDWPGVEVRPHDRGGGHEFVLDGREIGHVHGDRLADIPFAKRLRDVLLEEGRAEKHHVVPDSGWISYYIRSDDDVDGALWLLRLSYLYQLVLLRKRTGDSLEKDGIDVDAELAELDTSDDVYRTFDALRTAG; from the coding sequence ATGAATAGGATCGAATCCGCTGTCAGCGACTGGCCCGGTGTCGAGGTCCGGCCTCACGACCGAGGTGGCGGGCATGAGTTCGTCCTCGACGGACGAGAGATCGGCCACGTTCACGGGGATCGACTCGCCGACATTCCGTTCGCAAAACGGCTCCGCGACGTCCTCCTCGAGGAAGGACGAGCCGAGAAACACCACGTCGTCCCCGACTCCGGATGGATTTCGTACTACATCCGATCGGACGACGACGTCGACGGCGCCCTGTGGCTCTTGCGCCTCTCGTATCTGTACCAGCTGGTCTTGCTGCGAAAACGGACGGGTGACTCGCTGGAGAAGGACGGGATCGATGTCGACGCCGAACTCGCCGAATTGGACACGAGTGACGACGTCTACCGCACGTTCGATGCGCTTCGGACGGCCGGGTGA
- a CDS encoding antibiotic biosynthesis monooxygenase family protein, whose amino-acid sequence MTESHPAHVYRVDKFDVPVEAIDEVLSNVRRTHDLLRDQPGFVQDLVLEQSGGPGRFNLVTIVEWESQEAIEDAKDAVRAMHERIGFDPQELITRFEIEADLATYTRLDD is encoded by the coding sequence ATGACCGAGAGTCACCCGGCTCACGTGTACCGCGTCGATAAGTTCGATGTCCCTGTCGAAGCGATCGACGAGGTCCTCAGTAACGTTCGGCGCACGCACGATCTCCTCCGGGACCAGCCAGGCTTCGTCCAGGACCTCGTGCTCGAGCAGTCGGGCGGACCCGGGCGATTCAACCTCGTCACGATCGTCGAGTGGGAGAGCCAGGAAGCGATCGAAGACGCCAAGGACGCGGTTCGGGCCATGCACGAGCGTATCGGTTTCGATCCACAGGAGCTGATCACGCGGTTCGAAATCGAGGCAGACCTCGCGACGTATACTCGTCTCGACGACTAA
- a CDS encoding helix-turn-helix domain-containing protein, whose protein sequence is MLTSHRTEEALQVVVDAKTSDSAALLRTLDEAPEVRSYEVLRTDNQGVLVQLETAEHAPRVAARTAGMLPQYPMVLRDGRLTVETIVSWERLSQLRTEFDRADVSFEVLSITQSVEMTDLLTDRQWEVLTEAIERGYYDTPRGCSLSELAAELDVNPSAASGVLHRAEERIVKAFVADARRSDERLGPD, encoded by the coding sequence ATGCTCACGTCCCACCGGACGGAAGAGGCCCTCCAGGTGGTCGTCGACGCGAAGACGTCCGATTCCGCGGCGCTTCTCCGAACGCTCGACGAGGCTCCGGAGGTCCGGTCCTACGAGGTGTTACGCACCGACAACCAGGGCGTGTTGGTTCAGCTCGAAACCGCGGAGCACGCGCCGCGAGTCGCAGCGCGCACGGCGGGGATGCTACCGCAGTACCCGATGGTGCTCCGCGACGGCCGGCTCACCGTCGAGACGATCGTCTCGTGGGAGCGGCTGTCGCAACTGAGGACGGAATTCGATCGGGCCGACGTCTCGTTCGAGGTGCTCTCGATCACCCAGTCGGTCGAGATGACGGACCTGCTGACCGACCGGCAGTGGGAGGTCCTCACCGAAGCGATCGAGCGGGGGTACTACGACACCCCCCGAGGCTGTTCGCTCTCCGAACTGGCGGCCGAGTTGGACGTCAATCCCTCCGCGGCGAGCGGCGTCCTCCACCGCGCCGAGGAGCGGATCGTCAAGGCGTTCGTCGCCGACGCGCGGCGAAGCGACGAGCGCCTCGGACCGGACTGA
- a CDS encoding ester cyclase, producing MVTESDNRIVDRYCGEILSEGDFTAADEILTPEFVIHGLETLRGRDRFLEVQSTVIREAFPDFRVDVEDVFGDGTKVAVRATVGGTHDGTYLGIEPTGRQVAVESTMICRLSDGRIAEVWPRMDSLAWFQQLGAVPPMEWQEDGSIAPERER from the coding sequence ATGGTAACAGAATCAGACAACCGGATCGTCGACCGCTACTGCGGCGAAATCCTGAGTGAGGGCGATTTTACCGCCGCCGACGAGATACTCACGCCAGAGTTCGTCATCCACGGACTGGAAACGCTCCGGGGGAGAGACCGCTTTCTCGAGGTCCAGTCGACGGTGATACGCGAGGCGTTCCCCGACTTTCGGGTCGACGTCGAAGACGTGTTCGGAGACGGAACGAAGGTCGCGGTTCGAGCCACGGTGGGTGGAACGCACGACGGGACGTACCTGGGAATCGAACCGACGGGGCGTCAGGTGGCGGTCGAATCGACGATGATCTGCCGGCTGTCGGACGGGCGGATCGCGGAGGTGTGGCCCCGAATGGACTCGCTGGCCTGGTTCCAGCAACTCGGGGCGGTACCCCCGATGGAGTGGCAGGAGGACGGTTCGATAGCCCCCGAGCGAGAACGCTAG
- a CDS encoding luciferase family protein gives MENERRRKPVDERIDELVSSWPGIAPKRGRFGAVSFDLEGSEIGHVHPSVADIDYPKPLREQLLAEGRTEVHHAVPMHPTATTYRIESADDVAHAVWLFRLSYLVHVAALQRDEEATPSLAAIDIEAELEALEPSDAIRRAFDAAVERRDDVRG, from the coding sequence ATGGAAAACGAACGACGACGCAAACCTGTCGATGAACGGATCGACGAACTGGTCTCGTCGTGGCCGGGGATCGCGCCCAAACGGGGCCGGTTCGGCGCGGTGAGTTTCGACCTCGAGGGGAGCGAAATCGGCCACGTACACCCGAGTGTGGCCGACATCGACTATCCGAAACCGCTCCGAGAGCAGTTGCTCGCCGAGGGACGAACGGAAGTCCACCACGCCGTTCCGATGCATCCGACCGCGACGACCTACCGCATCGAATCGGCCGACGACGTGGCTCACGCCGTTTGGCTGTTCCGGCTCTCCTACCTCGTCCACGTCGCCGCGCTACAGCGCGACGAGGAGGCGACCCCATCGCTCGCCGCGATCGATATCGAGGCCGAGCTCGAGGCGCTCGAGCCGAGCGACGCGATCCGACGCGCCTTCGACGCCGCGGTCGAACGACGGGACGACGTCCGCGGGTGA
- the fer gene encoding ferredoxin Fer, giving the protein MPTVEYLNYEALDDQGWDMDDDDLFEKAADAGFDDEDYGTLDVAEGEYILEAAEAQGYDWPFSCRAGACANCAAIVKEGEIEMDMQQILSDEEVEEKNVRLTCIGSAETDEVRIVYNAKHLDYLQNRVI; this is encoded by the coding sequence ATGCCCACGGTAGAATACCTCAACTACGAAGCACTGGACGACCAGGGCTGGGACATGGACGACGACGACCTCTTCGAGAAGGCCGCAGACGCCGGCTTCGACGACGAGGATTACGGCACCCTCGACGTCGCCGAGGGCGAATACATCCTCGAAGCTGCCGAGGCACAGGGCTACGACTGGCCCTTCTCCTGTCGCGCCGGTGCATGTGCGAACTGCGCCGCGATCGTCAAAGAGGGGGAGATCGAAATGGACATGCAGCAGATCCTCTCCGACGAGGAAGTCGAGGAGAAGAACGTCCGCCTGACCTGCATCGGATCGGCGGAGACCGACGAGGTCAGGATCGTCTACAACGCCAAGCACCTCGATTACCTGCAGAACCGCGTCATTTAA
- a CDS encoding inorganic phosphate transporter, whose amino-acid sequence MTEVLLIVGLLVAAFVGYNIGGATTGPAFGPAVGANVITKLMAAGLMSIFFFLGAITIGPQVVTTLGSDLVHTTAIFTLKANVAVLFFIGGALFLGNYAGVPASTSMTAVGAISALGVATGELNFAVLGEIVVWWIVAPIIGFWVSGVVGRYFYPRINAWIAIEGSRDGEPMIAIDWRGAVPRFQFGGSGTRREITGSFVVVGIGCLMAFSSGTSNIANAIAPIYGTGQVPMTPLIVIGSAAVAVGCFTIARRTMETLGNDITNLPLTAAIVVAVVASAIVIVLSAIGIPASFVIIATMSIIGLGWGRATRTTTLSDARRGEETRVSVGALTAEEEGEQAPEIGEEEPEDIPKASDLFDPSTTARVILMQNVVPIIATVGAFLTFEYVPIFGF is encoded by the coding sequence GTGACAGAAGTACTACTTATCGTGGGGCTTCTCGTTGCCGCCTTCGTCGGCTACAACATCGGCGGCGCGACGACGGGACCGGCGTTCGGGCCTGCCGTCGGCGCGAACGTGATCACGAAACTGATGGCGGCGGGACTGATGTCGATTTTCTTCTTCCTCGGCGCGATCACGATCGGGCCGCAGGTCGTCACGACCCTCGGCAGCGATCTCGTCCACACGACCGCGATCTTCACCCTCAAGGCGAACGTCGCTGTCCTCTTCTTTATCGGCGGCGCGCTCTTTCTCGGCAACTACGCGGGGGTTCCGGCCTCGACGTCGATGACCGCCGTCGGGGCGATCTCCGCGCTCGGCGTCGCGACGGGCGAACTCAACTTCGCGGTGCTGGGCGAGATCGTCGTCTGGTGGATCGTCGCTCCGATCATCGGCTTCTGGGTCTCCGGCGTCGTCGGCCGGTACTTCTATCCCCGGATCAACGCCTGGATCGCCATCGAGGGAAGCCGCGACGGCGAACCGATGATCGCGATCGATTGGCGCGGAGCCGTACCGCGATTTCAGTTCGGCGGGTCGGGCACCCGCCGGGAGATAACGGGCTCGTTCGTCGTCGTCGGGATCGGCTGTCTGATGGCCTTCTCCTCGGGGACGAGCAACATCGCGAACGCGATCGCGCCCATCTACGGCACGGGGCAAGTCCCCATGACGCCGCTCATCGTGATCGGGTCGGCGGCGGTCGCCGTCGGCTGTTTCACGATCGCCCGGCGGACCATGGAGACGCTCGGAAACGACATCACCAACCTGCCGCTGACGGCCGCGATCGTCGTCGCCGTCGTCGCGTCGGCGATCGTCATCGTGCTGTCGGCGATCGGCATCCCCGCGAGTTTCGTCATCATCGCGACGATGTCCATCATCGGGCTCGGCTGGGGTCGGGCGACCCGGACGACGACGCTCTCGGACGCCCGGCGAGGCGAGGAGACGCGGGTGTCCGTCGGGGCGCTCACCGCCGAGGAAGAGGGTGAGCAGGCCCCGGAGATCGGCGAGGAAGAGCCCGAGGATATCCCGAAGGCGTCGGACCTGTTCGATCCGTCCACGACGGCTCGCGTCATCCTGATGCAGAACGTCGTGCCGATCATCGCGACCGTCGGCGCGTTCCTCACGTTCGAATACGTCCCGATCTTCGGGTTCTGA